In the genome of Patagioenas fasciata isolate bPatFas1 chromosome 12, bPatFas1.hap1, whole genome shotgun sequence, one region contains:
- the USP50 gene encoding ubiquitin carboxyl-terminal hydrolase 50 isoform X2, whose amino-acid sequence MCLGSVMYSHKEPMEEVRSHLPGLTGLKNLGNTCYMNAILQCLCSLPPLVDYFLLGKYKAALHKGNGEAVTAFGCLVSDMWLGESACVSPEGFHSVLGQRYPTFSKRTQQDAQEFLICVLNELHEALKKSSKRKCVPDAKGTRGSLSETPTIITELFEGQLSYDITCLECKSTSHRPESFTVLSLPIPSKSACSLQDCLECFFQQDTLTWNNQIHCSWCGSKQDAAVKATITKAPQIIIFHLKRFEWQGKQKRKLSTDIWYPLGDLDLSPYSSEEMQGRKAAEYSLCAVVNHSGFLDDGHYTAFCKHSVSTNWYSFDDAQISKLSDSSVQTHTAYLLFYTCQSLL is encoded by the exons ATGTGCTTGGGAAGCGTGATGTATTCCCACAAGGAACCGATGGAGGAGGTGAGGAGCCATCTCCCGGGGCTCACGGGCCTGAAGAACCTGGGTAACACGTGCTACATGAACGCGATCCTGCAGTGCCTCTGCAGCCTCCCGCCGCTCGTCGACTACTTCCTCTTGGGAAAGTACAAAGCAGCCCTGCACAA GGGGAATGGCGAGGCTGTGACTGCCTTTGGCTGTTTGGTGTCCGACATGTGGCTCGGAGAGTCTGCCTGTGTTTCCCCGGAGGGTTTCCATTCGGTCCTTGGGCAGCGGTACCCAACTTTCAGCAAGAGGACTCAGCAGGACGCGCAGGAGTTCCTGATCTGCGTGCTGAACGAGCTCCACGAGGCTCTCAAGAAG TCAAGCAAAAGAAAATGCGTTCCCGATGCAAAAGGCACCCGAGGGAGCCTCAGCGAAACACCGACGATCATCACGGAGCTATTTGAGGGACAGCTCAGTTACGACATCACGTGTCTGGAATGCAAGAGCACGAGCCACCGGCCCGAGAGCTTCACGGTTCTGTCGCTGCCCATCCCCTCCAAGAGCGCGTGCTCCCTGCAG GACTGTCTCGAATGCTTCTTTCAGCAAGACACACTGACTTGGAACAACCAAATCCATTGTTCCTGGTGTGGAAGTAAACAAGATGCTGCAGTGAAGGCCACCATAACCAAGGCACCGCAGATCATTATCTTTCACCTAAAGAG gtttgaATGGCAAGGCAAGCAAAAAAGGAAACTCTCAACTGACATCTGGTACCCACTGGGCGACCTGGATCTCTCTCCTTACAGCTCCGAGGAGATGCAGGGGCGCAAGGCCGCGGAGTACAGCCTGTGTGCCGTCGTG AACCACTCTGGTTTTCTGGACGATGGCCACTACACGGCGTTCTGCAAGCACTCGGTCAGCACAAACTGGTACAGCTTTGACGATGCACAGATCAGCAAGCTCTCGGATTCCTCCGTGCAGACTCACACGGCTTATCTCCTGTTCTACACCTGCCAAAGCCTCCTCTGA
- the USP50 gene encoding ubiquitin carboxyl-terminal hydrolase 50 isoform X1, with amino-acid sequence MCLGSVMYSHKEPMEEVRSHLPGLTGLKNLGNTCYMNAILQCLCSLPPLVDYFLLGKYKAALHKGNGEAVTAFGCLVSDMWLGESACVSPEGFHSVLGQRYPTFSKRTQQDAQEFLICVLNELHEALKKSSKRKCVPDAKGTRGSLSETPTIITELFEGQLSYDITCLECKSTSHRPESFTVLSLPIPSKSACSLQDCLECFFQQDTLTWNNQIHCSWCGSKQDAAVKATITKAPQIIIFHLKRFEWQGKQKRKLSTDIWYPLGDLDLSPYSSEEMQGRKAAEYSLCAVVKNLKNNEDSDLPMFQVSGNQAGMLTNSFSKGLSKSTTTMKSQGNGFAWRAVSPVPAYLQRTFTGGREW; translated from the exons ATGTGCTTGGGAAGCGTGATGTATTCCCACAAGGAACCGATGGAGGAGGTGAGGAGCCATCTCCCGGGGCTCACGGGCCTGAAGAACCTGGGTAACACGTGCTACATGAACGCGATCCTGCAGTGCCTCTGCAGCCTCCCGCCGCTCGTCGACTACTTCCTCTTGGGAAAGTACAAAGCAGCCCTGCACAA GGGGAATGGCGAGGCTGTGACTGCCTTTGGCTGTTTGGTGTCCGACATGTGGCTCGGAGAGTCTGCCTGTGTTTCCCCGGAGGGTTTCCATTCGGTCCTTGGGCAGCGGTACCCAACTTTCAGCAAGAGGACTCAGCAGGACGCGCAGGAGTTCCTGATCTGCGTGCTGAACGAGCTCCACGAGGCTCTCAAGAAG TCAAGCAAAAGAAAATGCGTTCCCGATGCAAAAGGCACCCGAGGGAGCCTCAGCGAAACACCGACGATCATCACGGAGCTATTTGAGGGACAGCTCAGTTACGACATCACGTGTCTGGAATGCAAGAGCACGAGCCACCGGCCCGAGAGCTTCACGGTTCTGTCGCTGCCCATCCCCTCCAAGAGCGCGTGCTCCCTGCAG GACTGTCTCGAATGCTTCTTTCAGCAAGACACACTGACTTGGAACAACCAAATCCATTGTTCCTGGTGTGGAAGTAAACAAGATGCTGCAGTGAAGGCCACCATAACCAAGGCACCGCAGATCATTATCTTTCACCTAAAGAG gtttgaATGGCAAGGCAAGCAAAAAAGGAAACTCTCAACTGACATCTGGTACCCACTGGGCGACCTGGATCTCTCTCCTTACAGCTCCGAGGAGATGCAGGGGCGCAAGGCCGCGGAGTACAGCCTGTGTGCCGTCGTG aagAATTTAAAGAACAATGAAGACTCAGATCTACCCATGTTTCAGGTTAGTGGAAATCAAGCTGGAATGTTGACTAACTCCTTCAGCAAGGGGCTGAGCAAAAGCACCACCACAATGAAGTCACAGGGCAATGGTTTTGCTTGGCGAGCTGTTTCTCCCGTGCCAGCGTACCTGCAGCGTACATTTACTGGTGGACGCGAGTGGTAA